One genomic window of Pelmatolapia mariae isolate MD_Pm_ZW linkage group LG5, Pm_UMD_F_2, whole genome shotgun sequence includes the following:
- the LOC134627026 gene encoding ADP-ribosylation factor 4-like — MGVIISHIFSRFFSKHPVRILMVGLDAAGKTTLLYKLKLGEVVTTIPTIGFNVETVEYKNISFTVWDVGGQTIIRPLWRHYYVNTQGLIFVVDSNDPERIKEASEELHALLQEDELKGVAVLVFANKQDLPRAMSVSDIIEALRLNGVSQPWSVQPSCAVSGTGLVEGLDWLSNEILKQ; from the exons ATGGGCGTCATCATCTCACACATTTTCTCCAGATTCTTCTCCAAGCATCCCGTCAGGATTTTAATGG tGGGTCTGGATGCTGCAGGTAAAACCACCCTGCTGTACAAACTGAAGCTGGGCGAGGTCGTGACCACGATCCCAACTATTG gGTTTaatgtggagactgtggagTATAAGAACATCAGCTTCACAGTTTGGGATGTTGGTGGTCAGACGATCATCAGGCCGCTGTGGAGACATTACTACGTTAACACACAG GGTTTGATATTTGTGGTCGACAGCAACGACCCGGAGAGGATCAAAGAGGCATCTGAGGAGCTGCACGCACTG TTGCAGGAGGATGAGCTGAAGGGCGTGGCCGTGCTGGTCTTTGCTAACAAGCAGGATTTACCCAGAGCCATGTCGGTCAGTGACATCATCGAGGCCCTGCGTTTAAATGGAGTGTCACAGCCG TGGTCGGTCCAGCCGTCCTGCGCCGTCAGCGGCACCGGTCTGGTTGAAGGTCTGGACTGGCTCTCTAATGAGATCCTGAAACAGTAG
- the LOC134627027 gene encoding ADP-ribosylation factor 4-like — MGVIISHIFSRLFSKHPVRILMVGLDAAGKTTLLYKLKLGEVVATLPTIGFNVETVEYKNISFTVWDVGGQTIIRPLWRHYYTNTQGLIFVVDSNDPERIKEASEELHTLLQEDELKGVAVLVFANKQDLPRAMSVSDIIEALRLNGVSQPWSVQPSCAVSGTGLVEGLDWLSNEILKR; from the exons ATGGGCGTCATCATCTCACACATTTTTTCCAGACTCTTCTCCAAGCATCCCGTCAGGATTTTGATGG tGGGTCTGGATGCTGCAGGTAAAACCACCCTGCTGTACAAACTGAAGCTGGGCGAGGTCGTCGCCACCCTCCCAACTATTG gTTTTaatgtggagactgtggagTATAAGAACATCAGCTTCACAGTTTGGGATGTTGGTGGTCAGACGATCATCAGGCCGCTGTGGAGACATTACTACACTAACACACAG GGTTTGATATTTGTGGTCGACAGCAACGACCCGGAGAGGATCAAAGAGGCATCTGAGGAGCTGCACACACTG TTGCAGGAGGATGAGCTGAAGGGCGTGGCCGTGCTGGTCTTTGCTAACAAGCAGGATTTACCCAGAGCCATGTCGGTCAGTGACATCATCGAGGCCCTGCGTTTAAATGGAGTGTCACAGCCG TGGTCCGTCCAGCCATCCTGCGCCGTCAGCGGCACTGGTCTGGTTGAAGGTCTGGACTGGCTCTCTAATGAGATCCTGAAACGGTAG